Sequence from the Mixophyes fleayi isolate aMixFle1 chromosome 4, aMixFle1.hap1, whole genome shotgun sequence genome:
tttaattcatgtctttttttgtttctgtataGTGGATTTGGTTTACTAAATTCACCAGGCATAAAtaagttaaattttttttaaaaaaatactggctgttttaatgAATTCTCAGACTTGCAGTTCAGCAATTGCACCTCAGAGCACCGCTGTTTGCCAATAAGAAGAAAAATACAGAACTGGAGATCCACTGGTATTTTTatcactcacacacactgcagagcTACAAGAAGAGACACAGACATTTTCTGGATTATTCTACACACAGAAGATAGAATCAGTATTTTAAAGGTttataatgttttaatgttttgtggGTTCTTTCAACTGGATTGCAAAGAAAACTTAATATGTTGAAAATGGCTGAAATGAAAcctcatacacagacatacaaaggAATCAGATGGCAAGTAATATTTCCCTTCTTATTTTCTTGGCTGTGTCATTCAGTCTCTGGtcagattcattattccattataGAAGAAATTAAAAAAGACTCTGTTATAGCAAATATTGCAAAAGACATTGGATTAGATATTAAACAGCTCTCATCTAGAAAACTGAGAATTGCATCACGTGTTTCAGAGAAATATTTGTATGTAAATCTAGATAATGGAAATCTCTATGTTAAGGACAggatagacagagagacactgtgtGGGACAGCAGCTACCTGCTTCCTAACCTTTGATGCAGTGGTTGAAAATCCTTTGAATGTGTTTAGTGTCAGAATAGAAATTCAGGATATTAATGATAATTCTCCTGTGTTTTTTAGCAATCCAATTATTTTAGAGATTATAGAATCTACTTCACCAGGAACACAGTTAGCATTACATAATGCAGAAGATTCAGATATTGGTAGTAACTCAGTACAAACATACATGCTTAGTGAAAATGAGCATTTTACACTGAGTGAAAATGTAAACCCAGATGGAAGCAAATTTCCAGAACTTGTCCTAGAAAAACCTTTAGATCGAGAGACACAAAGCATTCATGACATTCTTTTAACAGCCAGGGATGGGGGAAATCCTGTGCGATCTAGTACTACTTTATTAAAGATCATTGTTACTGATGCAAATGATAATTTTCCTATATTTTCTCAAAAAGTATATAAAGTCAGTATAAATGAAAATATTCCAGTCAATTCTACTATACTTCATGTAAGTGCAAGTGACAGAGATGAAGGCTCCAATGCACAAATAACATATTCTTTTGCAAAAACATCAGGAGATATACATCATACAGGAGTGTTTAGTATCACTGAAATTGGGGAAATAAAAACTATGTCTTGCTTAGATTTTGAGGTTACACAACATTATGAGCTCTCTATAAAAGCAAAGGATGGAGGAGGCTTTGTTGCCCATTCAAAGGTATTAATAGAAGTAATTGATGTAAATGATAATGCTCCTGAGATATCCATCACATCATTATCTAGTCCTATTCCTGAGGATTCTGCACCTGGCACAGTGATAGCTCTAATTGAATTTCATGATCAAGATTCAGGAGAGAATGCAGATATTGACTGTCAAATTATTCAGAAAGTACCCTTTGAGTTAATATCATCATCCACTAGATACTACAGAATTGTGACAACAAGTACTATGGACAGAGAGAAAGTACCTAGTTATAACATTACAATTATAGCTACTGATAGAGGATCTCCACCACTCTCAAGTAAACAAACTATCAGACTGGAGATATCCGATGATAATGACAATCCACCGATATTTGGGAAATCTACTTATGTTGCTTATGTACCAGAGAACAATTTACCGGGAGcctcaatatacagtatacaagctTCAGATCCTGATACCAGAGACAATGCTAAAATTATTTATTCCATTTCCAGCAGTAATACAGAAGATCTCCCAGTGTCCTCTTATCTGTCCATCAATATAGAGACTGGAGTTCTCTATGCTCAGAGATCATTTGATTATGAGCAGCACAAGGAGTTTCTAATACAAGTAACTGCTAGAGACAATGGATCCCCATCTCTGAGCAGCAATGTTACATTAATTATCCGTATAGTGGATCAGAATGATAATTCACCAAATATTTTATACCCATCACCAGAAAGTAGTGGATCCACTGTGTTTGAGATGGTCCCTTTTGCCTCTCAACAAGGATCATTAATAACTAAGGTGGTTGCAGTGGACGCAGACTCTGGACATAATGCCTGGCTCTCTTATCACTTCATACATTTGTCAGAACCATCTCACTTTATCATTAGTGAGCACACGGGTGAAATCAGGACATCACGTGTCTTTCAAGAGAAGGATATATTGAATCACAAGgttgtggtgatggtgaaggacaatggaaacccctctctatcAGCTACAGTAACCTTAAGTCTTGTTGTTGCAGACAGTTTTCAACAGGTGACCCCAAAACTCAATCAAATCAATAATGAAGATCCGCAATCACATTTGCAAGTATACTTAGTAATTGCCCTAGCATTGATTTCCCTGTTATTTATTGTAACTGTTATGTTGGTTATTATATCAAAATGCAAAGAGTCAAAACATTTACCAACCTTTGGATCTCTAAGTAAAACCTTGTATCCTCAAGTTGACCCCAGGATGCTCTCCATGTACAGCGATGGGACATTACCTCTTCCTTACTCTTACAATGTGTGTGTAGCTTTAGACCCAT
This genomic interval carries:
- the LOC142149583 gene encoding protocadherin gamma-B2-like, translating into MAEMKPHTQTYKGIRWQVIFPFLFSWLCHSVSGQIHYSIIEEIKKDSVIANIAKDIGLDIKQLSSRKLRIASRVSEKYLYVNLDNGNLYVKDRIDRETLCGTAATCFLTFDAVVENPLNVFSVRIEIQDINDNSPVFFSNPIILEIIESTSPGTQLALHNAEDSDIGSNSVQTYMLSENEHFTLSENVNPDGSKFPELVLEKPLDRETQSIHDILLTARDGGNPVRSSTTLLKIIVTDANDNFPIFSQKVYKVSINENIPVNSTILHVSASDRDEGSNAQITYSFAKTSGDIHHTGVFSITEIGEIKTMSCLDFEVTQHYELSIKAKDGGGFVAHSKVLIEVIDVNDNAPEISITSLSSPIPEDSAPGTVIALIEFHDQDSGENADIDCQIIQKVPFELISSSTRYYRIVTTSTMDREKVPSYNITIIATDRGSPPLSSKQTIRLEISDDNDNPPIFGKSTYVAYVPENNLPGASIYSIQASDPDTRDNAKIIYSISSSNTEDLPVSSYLSINIETGVLYAQRSFDYEQHKEFLIQVTARDNGSPSLSSNVTLIIRIVDQNDNSPNILYPSPESSGSTVFEMVPFASQQGSLITKVVAVDADSGHNAWLSYHFIHLSEPSHFIISEHTGEIRTSRVFQEKDILNHKVVVMVKDNGNPSLSATVTLSLVVADSFQQVTPKLNQINNEDPQSHLQVYLVIALALISLLFIVTVMLVIISKCKESKHLPTFGSLSKTLYPQVD